One genomic window of Marispirochaeta aestuarii includes the following:
- a CDS encoding glycoside hydrolase family 13 protein, whose translation MERRWWKEAVVYQIYPRSFKDTNGDGIGDLQGIIEKLDYLSYLGVDTIWLNPVYRSPNDDNGYDISDYRNIMDEFGSMEDFDELLSAVHQRGMRLIMDLVVNHTSDEHSWFIRSRESLDNPYRDYYFWRPGNAGAPPNNWRSFFEGPAWEYDEKTAQWYLHLFTRKQPDLNWDNPKVRDEVRGIIRFWLEKGVDGFRMDVINLISKHPGLLDGKDSSNLSGHEYFANGPKIHEYLRFVQESLGDRDVMTVGETVIADLDTVAEYVDRETGSLDMAINFEHVTLDRGVDSFDPLPLDLKALKDCFSRWQKKLDGRGWNCLYMSNHDQPRQVSRFGDDRDYHRESATMLATLLHTMQGTPFIMQGEEIGMTNVDFPSIEDYRDVATLNYYRERLAAGDNPESILKRIRQCSRDNARTPMQWNNQDNAGFSEAGPWISINPNFHSINVKREVEDPDSILNYYRRLISLRREYPVFVYGSFSEIQPEHPLVFAYKREFEGSRLLVVLNLSGKECSFELPEERSGRLLIGNYDGRQHITGTLALRPYEAMVLISE comes from the coding sequence ATGGAACGCAGGTGGTGGAAAGAGGCTGTTGTCTACCAGATATATCCCAGAAGCTTTAAAGATACCAATGGCGACGGGATCGGAGATCTTCAGGGAATAATCGAAAAGCTGGATTACCTTTCCTATCTGGGAGTGGATACCATCTGGCTGAATCCGGTTTACCGGTCTCCCAATGACGACAACGGATACGACATCAGCGACTACCGGAACATAATGGATGAGTTCGGCAGCATGGAGGATTTCGACGAGCTGCTTTCGGCGGTCCATCAGCGGGGCATGCGGCTCATAATGGACCTGGTGGTGAACCATACCTCCGACGAACATTCCTGGTTCATCCGGAGCCGGGAGTCCCTGGATAATCCCTACCGGGATTACTATTTCTGGCGACCCGGGAATGCCGGGGCCCCGCCTAATAACTGGCGCTCCTTTTTTGAAGGTCCCGCGTGGGAGTATGATGAGAAGACCGCCCAGTGGTATCTGCACCTCTTTACCCGCAAACAGCCTGATCTTAACTGGGACAACCCGAAAGTCCGCGACGAGGTGCGGGGAATAATCCGATTCTGGCTTGAAAAGGGAGTGGACGGCTTTCGCATGGACGTCATTAACCTGATCTCGAAACATCCGGGACTTCTCGACGGAAAGGACAGCTCAAATCTTTCGGGACATGAATACTTTGCCAACGGCCCGAAAATCCATGAATACCTCCGTTTTGTACAGGAGAGCCTGGGAGACCGGGACGTAATGACCGTGGGCGAAACCGTCATCGCCGATCTGGACACTGTGGCAGAATATGTTGACAGAGAAACGGGCAGCCTGGATATGGCCATCAATTTCGAGCATGTTACCCTGGATCGGGGCGTGGATTCCTTTGACCCCCTGCCCCTGGACCTGAAGGCTCTGAAGGACTGCTTCTCCCGCTGGCAGAAGAAACTCGACGGCCGGGGCTGGAACTGCCTTTACATGAGCAACCACGATCAGCCCCGGCAGGTCTCCCGCTTCGGTGACGACAGGGATTATCACCGGGAATCCGCCACCATGCTGGCTACGCTGCTTCATACGATGCAGGGGACACCGTTTATCATGCAGGGAGAAGAGATCGGCATGACAAACGTCGACTTCCCCTCCATCGAGGACTACCGGGATGTGGCAACCCTCAACTACTACCGCGAACGACTGGCCGCAGGGGACAACCCGGAATCCATCCTGAAAAGAATCCGTCAGTGCAGCCGGGACAACGCCAGGACGCCGATGCAGTGGAACAACCAGGACAATGCCGGTTTCAGCGAGGCCGGGCCCTGGATCAGCATAAACCCGAATTTTCACTCCATCAATGTTAAACGGGAGGTCGAAGACCCCGACTCGATACTGAATTATTATCGCAGGCTGATCTCCCTGAGACGGGAATACCCGGTTTTTGTTTACGGCAGTTTTTCGGAAATTCAGCCGGAGCACCCCCTGGTATTTGCCTACAAGAGAGAGTTCGAAGGATCAAGGCTGCTTGTCGTCCTGAACCTGAGCGGCAAAGAGTGCAGTTTTGAACTCCCCGAGGAAAGATCAGGAAGGCTGCTTATAGGCAATTACGACGGCAGACAGCATATTACCGGAACCCTCGCACTGCGCCCCTACGAGGCTATGGTCCTTATATCCGAATAA
- a CDS encoding CvfB family protein: MNIWELPPKSKPGGELEVTVYNDAKESLKATVLKPFAGLDEFAALKVKTVNDWGAFLEWGLPKDLFLPKREQTRPVHPGEKIVVRVILDHEKKGLIATSKLDSCFNYRPAEINPGDQVDLLIFEEIKIGFGVVVSGRYRGMIYKNEIFQDIETGQHLKGTVKKIREDGRIDCSLNPVGFNAAMEAAKETILTALEEQRGFLPLHDKSSPEDIASALNMSKKNFKKASGILFREGKISIEDQGIRRKKLFPRERRG; the protein is encoded by the coding sequence ATGAATATCTGGGAACTCCCCCCTAAAAGCAAACCCGGCGGAGAACTGGAAGTTACCGTTTACAACGATGCAAAAGAGAGCCTCAAGGCAACTGTACTCAAACCCTTCGCCGGTCTGGATGAGTTCGCAGCTCTGAAGGTCAAGACTGTCAACGACTGGGGTGCCTTTCTTGAGTGGGGGCTGCCCAAGGACCTGTTCCTTCCCAAAAGGGAACAGACCCGCCCGGTACACCCTGGGGAGAAAATCGTTGTGCGGGTCATTCTGGACCACGAAAAAAAGGGCCTCATTGCAACGAGCAAGCTTGACTCCTGTTTCAACTACCGCCCGGCAGAAATTAATCCGGGAGACCAGGTTGACCTGCTCATTTTTGAGGAGATCAAGATCGGCTTCGGGGTCGTTGTCTCCGGACGGTATCGGGGAATGATCTATAAAAACGAAATATTCCAGGATATTGAAACAGGTCAGCACCTGAAGGGAACAGTAAAGAAGATCAGAGAAGACGGAAGAATCGACTGCAGCCTGAACCCGGTGGGCTTCAATGCCGCCATGGAAGCTGCCAAGGAGACCATCCTCACTGCCCTGGAAGAACAGCGGGGGTTTCTTCCCCTTCACGACAAGAGCTCCCCGGAAGATATAGCCTCCGCCCTGAACATGAGCAAGAAGAACTTCAAGAAGGCATCGGGGATTCTCTTCAGGGAAGGAAAAATCAGTATCGAGGATCAGGGTATCAGGCGGAAAAAGCTATTCCCAAGGGAAAGACGAGGGTAA
- a CDS encoding cupredoxin domain-containing protein produces the protein MKKILFIALLSAAFLPLAAQEVVDLSGQGPGVKEISVTNEGFDYMPKEIRVKKGDTIRLTYTNGGGFHDWVLDEFDAATKQIPGGRSETIEFVADRSGEFEFYCSVGNHRARGMWGKFIVVE, from the coding sequence ATGAAAAAGATTTTATTTATCGCGCTGTTGAGTGCAGCGTTCTTACCCCTCGCGGCCCAGGAAGTTGTTGATCTCTCCGGTCAGGGCCCCGGTGTAAAGGAGATCAGCGTCACCAACGAAGGCTTTGACTATATGCCGAAAGAGATCAGGGTCAAAAAGGGTGATACCATCCGGCTGACCTATACCAACGGGGGAGGTTTCCACGACTGGGTTCTCGATGAGTTCGATGCCGCGACCAAACAGATTCCTGGAGGCAGAAGCGAAACTATTGAGTTCGTTGCTGACCGGAGCGGTGAGTTCGAGTTCTACTGCAGCGTTGGTAACCACCGTGCCAGGGGCATGTGGGGAAAGTTTATTGTAGTTGAGTAG
- a CDS encoding J domain-containing protein, translating into MRRKRRVSPKSYSLARLLSKQPKSLARHPLYPRMFQFYRLSTSLKSLRFSRRCYSLLDRAVIAPEHLGNFYKTYRLPKDPFFPLFFAIKRDYLNHRKDLKRRRESYILARVRELDPQILRFIRYLGKLEQKLNAAGKTPVWEKTVYPGSKKRADEYLRCSLDQWIQIFRSFGDGLQKRYPRKAGIADWERVFAAFILECPPGEDSAHYPDEALVRRQYRKLSKLYHPDSGGNPEHFRLIKQARDILTEGFRE; encoded by the coding sequence ATGAGGCGGAAAAGACGGGTCTCCCCGAAAAGCTATTCCCTTGCCCGGCTGTTGTCAAAACAACCTAAAAGCCTGGCCAGACACCCCCTGTATCCCCGGATGTTTCAGTTCTACAGGCTTTCGACAAGTCTTAAGTCCCTGCGATTCAGCCGCCGCTGCTACTCCCTTCTGGATCGGGCGGTTATTGCCCCTGAACACCTCGGAAACTTCTATAAGACCTATCGTCTGCCGAAGGATCCTTTTTTTCCCCTGTTTTTTGCCATCAAGCGGGACTACCTGAACCACCGGAAGGATCTTAAACGACGTCGTGAGAGCTATATTCTGGCCCGGGTGCGGGAGCTTGACCCGCAGATACTAAGGTTTATCCGCTACCTGGGAAAATTGGAGCAGAAACTCAACGCCGCCGGCAAAACCCCGGTATGGGAAAAAACCGTCTACCCGGGGAGCAAGAAACGGGCAGACGAGTATCTGCGCTGCAGCCTCGATCAGTGGATCCAAATATTCAGGTCCTTTGGCGATGGACTGCAGAAACGCTACCCCCGTAAAGCGGGAATTGCAGACTGGGAGCGGGTCTTTGCCGCCTTTATTCTCGAGTGTCCCCCCGGAGAAGATTCTGCTCATTACCCCGATGAGGCGCTGGTACGACGCCAGTACCGGAAGCTGTCCAAGCTTTACCATCCCGATTCGGGGGGTAATCCGGAACATTTCCGTCTCATCAAACAGGCCCGGGATATCCTGACCGAGGGCTTCAGAGAGTAA
- a CDS encoding radical SAM protein, with product MTNSGTDAVRIVLKNSGRELSVPLSLLEDKSREFLENYATFDLVGPEFRALLGEGDGTERFTGLLRACGFEDDSAGFFSALVPLLDGTGPADATVRGIRLPYLYLLSLLELVIPQHGYVSVKDVESLVDLTNLEVPDSQREDLQKVMEMYPVRLSYHTVRQMMLSPDVAYQYMPFVEELDPVGHANTWIGQFHQGLLEQMYQNRVIYLLNMSCPVYCRFCFRKHKESRNEENPTVEDVEKAIEHVRSSPDIKEIVITGGDPFLSRRNMEATIDGLMTIDHVQTLRLATRSVAYYPDLFLRKDESWMKFLKHKNYELQLHGKRMEIATHFIHPDEVSPVSLEIITELVKSGIAVYIQTPFLKDCNDRGPELARLFKLLRGAGAEMHYIYIPCSPIHGNSVYWSPLSDGIDIAEYLRAHLSDRSVPKICTATPIGKMEWYTSGWAVEPVEGEENFIWIRTPYTPDYFKSFAPLATELPNIRVNPEGTLDIQYMAKMGKDAYFLGSRPLRIQHVPVPMDVPETLKGLSLRPLLRCESIVPTGIPGLDRVHETRVEMDCRAGEEVFEYLRENPVISDVIVRPESGVGESLYRLKRIAGELGKIGHINAMRIRSSEFTCAPEVFSRPLVTALADMNHLSVSGPLRLEIETWFLNASQLTGEHRRLTRRLTNRGITVYANTPLLGGINDFPDEICQLTFAYRKAGIEFHHLYVAGHPVQREWNREHPVDMYDVIDIASKIRREGSGREGPRYILQTPLGEVYYGLTSSFIHGEDGIRVKLDSYSLPYFREMYPDYQLPENVEIGKDGKPVIPVSGLVSSTEFPI from the coding sequence ATGACGAACAGCGGAACAGATGCAGTCAGAATCGTATTGAAGAACTCGGGCAGGGAACTGAGCGTCCCGCTCTCCCTACTGGAAGACAAGAGCAGGGAGTTTCTGGAGAACTACGCCACCTTTGACCTGGTGGGGCCGGAGTTCAGAGCCCTCCTGGGCGAAGGAGACGGGACGGAGCGCTTCACCGGACTGCTCAGGGCCTGCGGTTTCGAGGATGATTCCGCGGGGTTCTTTTCTGCCCTGGTTCCCCTCCTTGACGGTACCGGGCCGGCAGACGCAACAGTCCGGGGTATCAGGCTTCCCTATCTGTATCTCCTCTCCCTGCTTGAACTTGTAATCCCTCAGCATGGTTATGTTTCGGTGAAGGATGTGGAAAGCCTGGTGGACCTGACCAACCTCGAGGTCCCCGACAGTCAGCGTGAGGACCTGCAGAAGGTTATGGAGATGTACCCGGTGCGTTTGTCCTATCATACAGTGCGTCAGATGATGCTCTCACCGGATGTCGCCTATCAGTACATGCCCTTCGTGGAGGAGCTTGATCCGGTGGGTCATGCCAACACCTGGATAGGCCAGTTTCACCAGGGACTTCTGGAACAGATGTACCAGAACAGGGTTATTTATCTGCTGAACATGAGCTGCCCGGTCTACTGCCGCTTCTGTTTCCGCAAGCACAAGGAGTCGAGAAACGAAGAGAACCCCACGGTGGAGGATGTCGAAAAAGCCATAGAGCATGTGCGAAGTTCTCCCGACATAAAGGAGATTGTCATTACCGGGGGAGACCCTTTTCTGAGCCGTCGAAACATGGAGGCCACCATCGACGGACTTATGACCATCGATCATGTACAGACCCTGCGCCTTGCCACCCGCTCGGTGGCCTATTATCCCGATCTGTTCCTCCGGAAGGATGAATCCTGGATGAAATTCCTGAAGCACAAGAACTACGAGCTTCAGCTTCACGGCAAACGGATGGAAATCGCCACCCATTTTATTCATCCCGACGAGGTCTCTCCGGTCAGCCTGGAGATCATAACGGAACTTGTAAAATCGGGTATCGCCGTTTACATCCAGACTCCTTTCCTGAAGGACTGCAACGACCGGGGACCGGAACTGGCAAGGCTCTTCAAGCTTCTGCGGGGTGCCGGCGCCGAGATGCATTATATCTACATTCCCTGCAGTCCCATCCACGGAAACAGCGTCTACTGGTCGCCCCTTTCCGATGGTATCGATATTGCCGAGTACCTGAGGGCGCACCTCTCCGACAGAAGCGTACCGAAAATCTGTACCGCTACCCCCATCGGCAAGATGGAGTGGTACACCAGCGGATGGGCGGTGGAGCCCGTGGAGGGGGAGGAAAACTTTATCTGGATCAGGACCCCCTATACTCCGGATTACTTCAAGTCCTTCGCCCCCCTGGCGACGGAGCTGCCGAATATCCGGGTAAATCCGGAGGGCACCCTGGATATTCAGTATATGGCAAAGATGGGCAAGGACGCCTACTTTCTGGGGTCTCGCCCTTTAAGGATCCAGCATGTTCCTGTTCCCATGGATGTCCCGGAAACCCTCAAAGGGCTTTCTCTCCGGCCCCTTCTCAGATGTGAGTCCATCGTTCCAACCGGTATCCCCGGGCTGGACCGGGTCCACGAAACCAGAGTGGAGATGGACTGCCGTGCCGGAGAAGAGGTGTTCGAGTATCTCCGTGAAAACCCCGTCATAAGCGATGTGATTGTCCGTCCGGAATCGGGTGTCGGCGAGTCCCTGTACCGACTGAAGAGAATAGCAGGGGAACTTGGAAAAATCGGTCATATAAACGCAATGCGGATTCGGAGCAGTGAATTCACCTGCGCTCCGGAAGTATTCTCCCGCCCCCTCGTTACTGCCCTGGCGGACATGAACCATCTGAGTGTTTCCGGCCCCCTTCGCCTGGAAATTGAAACATGGTTCCTGAACGCCTCTCAGCTTACCGGGGAACATCGTCGGCTCACCCGCCGTCTGACAAACCGGGGAATCACCGTGTATGCCAATACCCCGCTTCTGGGGGGTATAAACGACTTTCCCGATGAGATCTGTCAGCTCACCTTTGCCTACCGTAAAGCGGGAATCGAGTTTCATCACCTTTATGTGGCCGGTCATCCCGTTCAACGGGAGTGGAACCGGGAGCATCCCGTGGACATGTATGATGTCATCGATATCGCTTCCAAAATCCGCCGGGAGGGAAGCGGTCGCGAAGGTCCCCGCTACATCCTGCAGACTCCCCTGGGAGAGGTTTACTACGGCCTTACCTCGTCGTTTATTCACGGTGAAGACGGAATCCGGGTAAAGCTCGACAGCTACAGCCTGCCCTATTTCAGGGAAATGTATCCGGATTATCAGCTCCCGGAAAATGTTGAAATCGGAAAGGACGGAAAACCAGTAATTCCCGTTTCCGGCCTTGTCAGTTCCACGGAGTTCCCCATATGA
- a CDS encoding peptidoglycan DD-metalloendopeptidase family protein, protein MTGLSGELRYPYIFYGENTRRAPLVPDLRGDPYILDLSPESSLFDGIDPRDQRRYQHIIDEQMSGRCTWGFASYMEDRRKLLSSCPQMQREERFFHLGLDIIVPAGTGLHAPLDSVVEFQGYEEGEGNYGAFVLLRHSSVHFRTFYSLYGHLSLASLPPRNREFRAGERFAVVGDFDENGNWFHHTHLQVLTEKGLDEGFLSRGYCSAKDLPVIRAFCPSPLMLFTL, encoded by the coding sequence ATGACAGGCTTATCGGGTGAGCTGAGATACCCCTATATCTTCTATGGTGAAAATACCAGACGGGCCCCTCTTGTTCCTGACCTCCGGGGAGACCCCTATATTCTTGATCTTTCTCCCGAAAGCAGCCTCTTCGACGGAATCGATCCCAGGGACCAGCGGCGGTACCAGCACATCATCGATGAGCAGATGTCGGGACGCTGTACCTGGGGATTCGCATCCTATATGGAGGACCGGAGAAAGCTCCTCTCCTCCTGTCCTCAGATGCAGCGGGAGGAGCGCTTCTTTCATCTTGGACTGGACATAATCGTTCCCGCCGGAACGGGCCTGCATGCCCCTCTGGATTCAGTGGTTGAGTTCCAGGGCTACGAGGAAGGGGAGGGCAACTACGGCGCCTTCGTACTGCTCCGGCACTCCTCTGTCCATTTTCGGACCTTCTACAGTCTCTACGGACATCTGTCCCTCGCATCCCTGCCTCCCCGGAACAGGGAGTTCAGGGCAGGAGAGCGCTTTGCTGTGGTGGGGGACTTCGATGAAAACGGCAACTGGTTTCATCATACCCATCTGCAGGTACTTACGGAAAAAGGCCTGGATGAGGGTTTTCTTTCCCGGGGCTACTGTTCAGCCAAGGACCTTCCGGTAATTAGAGCTTTCTGCCCGTCCCCGCTGATGCTCTTTACTCTCTGA
- a CDS encoding sensor histidine kinase translates to MSGKRFFRAPVLIAGIYFLFGFLWILLSDSLLSILFPDIRLYMRFQTLKGWLYVVLTTVLVYALVRAYAVYKERLVVSLGEREREARARLAEKELLVREVHHRVKNNMQMIQSMIQLNLQKDHTDPSELMEELNERIYSMALIHEQMYKAGDPGKFSIEDYLNELISNIHGVSFFSGITIHSEIDPIPLEHDEVIPCGIIINEILTNCFKYAFPDSGTGNIWVSFLREGDKKLLEIRDDGVGFDPQKERQSFGLQLIEILAQQLKGEISIQTGPQGTRFTLVFPLGIAFSA, encoded by the coding sequence GTGTCGGGTAAACGATTCTTCAGAGCCCCGGTTCTGATCGCGGGTATCTACTTCCTGTTCGGTTTTCTCTGGATTCTTCTTTCGGATTCTCTTCTGAGCATACTGTTCCCGGATATCAGACTCTACATGAGGTTTCAAACCCTGAAGGGTTGGCTTTATGTGGTGCTTACCACCGTTCTTGTCTACGCCCTGGTTCGGGCCTATGCCGTCTACAAGGAGCGGCTTGTCGTGAGTCTGGGAGAACGGGAACGGGAAGCCAGGGCACGACTGGCAGAGAAGGAACTTCTTGTCCGGGAGGTTCACCATCGGGTAAAGAACAACATGCAGATGATTCAAAGCATGATCCAGCTTAATCTGCAGAAGGACCATACCGACCCCTCTGAATTGATGGAAGAGCTGAACGAGCGGATTTACTCCATGGCCCTGATTCACGAACAGATGTATAAAGCCGGGGATCCCGGGAAATTCTCAATCGAGGATTACCTGAATGAGCTGATAAGCAATATTCACGGCGTCAGTTTCTTCAGCGGCATTACCATACATTCCGAGATTGACCCCATCCCTCTGGAACATGACGAAGTTATTCCCTGCGGCATAATCATTAATGAAATACTGACCAATTGTTTCAAGTATGCCTTTCCGGACAGCGGAACGGGAAATATCTGGGTAAGCTTTCTGAGGGAGGGCGATAAAAAGCTGCTGGAAATCCGGGATGACGGTGTGGGTTTCGATCCGCAAAAGGAGCGTCAATCCTTCGGCCTGCAGCTCATAGAAATCCTCGCCCAACAGCTGAAGGGCGAAATCAGCATCCAGACCGGTCCGCAGGGGACCCGCTTTACCCTCGTCTTTCCCTTGGGAATAGCTTTTTCCGCCTGA
- a CDS encoding sensor histidine kinase: MVHVIKSYSEDPLRSAALAISLLLHASTALLFHYAYIDSGQQHLILQEFAWHFRILLALSAALSVLLRLFRKNASLLLIFKIGLFFLITYPLGLEVGLFLVLLLTVLTEIFAYLPVKTAVLYCVLCLGTAGTLGKPGSAFNYPRDSAEIQELITVGLTSLLCSFLLLIYRQTRINLSTEKHKTGHLNSVISQLSDANLDFQRYVHSVEYSAVQSERRRISSEIHDTVGYSLTNILMTLEAVSDLIDRDSRRAHEALERSIREAQNCLEETRRSMQELRSKEQNEAVGLQALAHLVRSFSEATGIRVKMEFGNAPNSFGSRIDLVLFRIIQEGLTNAFRHGQADTVRIALWIENSELLVSILDNGRGTSQIVEGIGISGMRERVENIKGTISFKNYPDGFSVKAVLPLTEDDNGQNTGSPRG; encoded by the coding sequence ATGGTTCATGTCATAAAATCGTACTCCGAAGATCCTCTTCGTTCTGCGGCACTGGCCATATCTCTGCTGCTTCACGCTTCCACGGCCCTGCTCTTCCATTACGCATATATCGATTCAGGACAGCAGCATCTGATTCTGCAGGAGTTTGCCTGGCATTTCCGCATTCTGCTGGCCCTATCCGCTGCCCTTTCGGTACTGCTGCGATTATTCCGGAAGAATGCTTCCCTGCTTCTCATTTTTAAAATAGGCCTCTTTTTCCTGATTACCTACCCCCTCGGACTGGAGGTCGGTCTGTTCCTTGTTCTCCTGCTTACGGTTCTTACGGAGATTTTCGCTTATCTCCCGGTAAAAACAGCAGTTCTATACTGCGTGCTCTGTCTGGGAACGGCCGGAACCCTGGGCAAACCCGGGTCTGCATTCAACTACCCCCGGGACAGCGCCGAAATCCAGGAGCTGATCACAGTAGGGCTTACAAGCCTTCTCTGCTCCTTTCTTCTTCTGATATACCGGCAGACAAGGATAAACCTCTCCACGGAGAAACATAAAACCGGGCATCTGAATTCGGTCATTTCCCAGCTTTCGGACGCCAATCTCGACTTTCAGCGTTATGTACACAGCGTGGAATACTCGGCGGTTCAATCCGAGCGGCGAAGAATAAGCAGTGAGATTCATGACACCGTCGGTTACTCCCTGACAAATATTCTGATGACCCTGGAGGCCGTCAGCGACCTGATCGACAGGGATAGCCGGAGGGCACATGAGGCCCTCGAACGTTCCATACGGGAAGCCCAGAACTGCCTGGAGGAGACCCGCCGTTCAATGCAGGAACTCAGGTCGAAGGAACAGAATGAGGCGGTGGGGCTTCAGGCCCTGGCCCACCTGGTCCGTTCCTTCAGCGAAGCCACGGGAATCAGGGTGAAAATGGAGTTCGGCAACGCCCCCAACAGCTTCGGCAGCAGGATTGACCTTGTGCTTTTCAGGATAATACAGGAAGGCCTTACCAACGCTTTTCGCCACGGCCAGGCGGATACGGTCAGAATCGCATTATGGATCGAAAACAGTGAGCTGCTTGTTTCAATACTGGATAACGGCCGGGGAACAAGCCAGATCGTCGAAGGAATAGGCATCAGCGGAATGCGGGAACGGGTGGAAAACATAAAGGGTACAATCAGTTTCAAAAACTATCCCGACGGTTTCAGTGTAAAGGCTGTACTGCCGCTTACGGAGGATGATAATGGACAGAATACGGGTAGTCCTCGTGGATGA
- the mmsB gene encoding multiple monosaccharide ABC transporter permease gives MDSLKQYFKSNIRQYGMVLALVVIMFFFQIVTGGILLKPANVTNLILQNSYVLILAVGMLLCILTGNIDLSVGSVVAFVGAVSAVMMVDWNMPVLPAILIALLIGIAVGAFHGVFIAYLRIPPFIVTLAGMLIFRGLTMVILKGQTKAPFEKSFQAIAAGYISGEGLSIGGFNMIAVLTGIVLSALFILGIAVNRRNQKKYGFEVLPTGFETIRALIVVAAINWLTLSLALYNGIPVVMVVLFGLVLIYTFITQKTIFGRHIYALGGNEKAAKLSGVKTKRVMFLVYTNMGLLSAVAGMVVAGRLNAATPKAGTMFELDAIAACFIGGASASGGIGTVVGAIVGGLVMGVLNNGMSIMGVSVDWQQAIKGMVLLGAVCFDVYTKSKSQAD, from the coding sequence ATGGACAGCCTCAAACAGTACTTTAAATCAAATATTCGCCAGTACGGTATGGTGCTGGCCCTTGTCGTTATCATGTTCTTCTTTCAGATTGTTACCGGCGGGATTCTTCTGAAACCGGCCAACGTTACCAATCTTATACTGCAGAACAGCTATGTACTCATTCTCGCCGTGGGGATGCTGCTGTGTATCCTCACCGGAAACATCGACCTCTCGGTCGGGTCCGTCGTTGCCTTCGTTGGTGCCGTCTCTGCCGTAATGATGGTCGACTGGAACATGCCCGTGCTCCCTGCAATTCTGATAGCCCTTTTAATAGGAATCGCCGTCGGGGCTTTTCACGGGGTCTTCATTGCCTACCTGCGGATACCCCCTTTTATCGTAACCCTGGCGGGCATGCTTATTTTCCGGGGCCTGACCATGGTTATCCTGAAGGGACAGACAAAGGCACCCTTTGAGAAATCCTTCCAGGCCATTGCCGCGGGCTATATCTCGGGAGAGGGCTTAAGCATCGGCGGATTCAATATGATTGCCGTTCTAACGGGAATTGTACTGTCCGCCCTGTTCATACTGGGAATCGCCGTTAATCGCCGCAACCAGAAAAAGTACGGCTTTGAGGTTCTTCCCACCGGCTTCGAGACGATCCGCGCCCTTATCGTGGTGGCCGCCATCAACTGGCTGACCCTCAGTCTGGCCCTCTACAACGGGATTCCCGTCGTAATGGTTGTACTTTTCGGCCTTGTACTTATCTATACCTTTATTACCCAGAAAACCATCTTCGGCCGGCACATCTACGCCCTGGGAGGAAACGAGAAGGCCGCAAAACTGTCGGGAGTCAAGACAAAGAGGGTCATGTTTCTGGTTTATACGAACATGGGACTGCTCTCCGCTGTTGCCGGAATGGTAGTCGCCGGCCGTCTGAACGCCGCAACCCCCAAAGCGGGAACCATGTTTGAGCTCGATGCCATTGCAGCCTGCTTTATCGGCGGTGCTTCAGCATCGGGAGGTATCGGGACTGTAGTGGGAGCTATAGTCGGAGGCCTTGTTATGGGTGTTCTGAATAACGGTATGTCCATTATGGGAGTGAGCGTCGACTGGCAGCAGGCAATCAAGGGAATGGTTCTTCTGGGTGCCGTATGTTTTGATGTGTACACGAAATCAAAGTCTCAGGCGGACTGA
- a CDS encoding DUF2784 domain-containing protein encodes MYHYSMPAIFNADLLSLFADFIVFIHLCYLVFTVGGEASILVGWLLGWNWVRNRVFRIIHLLSVLLVAFEAVMGIWCPLTLWEYRLRQAAGQSAEEEISFVGRLIRTVLFYDFPPWFFTLLYVGFGGLVLVTLIFVPPGKKRKG; translated from the coding sequence GTGTATCATTACAGTATGCCGGCAATCTTTAACGCCGATCTGCTGTCCCTCTTTGCGGATTTTATCGTCTTCATACACCTTTGCTACCTGGTTTTCACAGTCGGCGGAGAGGCATCCATACTCGTCGGATGGCTCCTGGGCTGGAACTGGGTGCGCAACCGGGTGTTCAGGATCATCCACCTTCTTTCGGTTCTTCTGGTTGCTTTTGAAGCGGTAATGGGTATCTGGTGCCCCCTCACCCTGTGGGAGTATCGCCTGCGGCAGGCGGCGGGGCAGTCGGCGGAAGAGGAGATCTCCTTTGTGGGCAGGCTGATACGGACGGTACTTTTCTACGATTTTCCCCCCTGGTTTTTTACCCTGCTCTATGTGGGATTCGGAGGACTTGTTCTGGTGACCCTTATTTTCGTTCCTCCCGGGAAAAAGAGAAAAGGGTAA